From a region of the Bradyrhizobium diazoefficiens genome:
- a CDS encoding RDD family protein, which yields MSYDSGNSGAWRNDGGAQPHAYDPYLHPELFRGVATRRVFAFLIDVVVISVPVILGYLFIAVFGVVTLGIGWALFWLAWPASVVWAIVYYGACIGGPSSATIGMRVMDLELRTWYGAPGYFVLGATHAVLFWVTVSFLTPFVVLVGLFNRRRRLLHDFVLGTVVINNSVRAPVSQAARTW from the coding sequence ATGTCGTATGACTCGGGCAATTCAGGCGCCTGGCGCAATGACGGCGGGGCGCAGCCGCACGCCTATGACCCCTATCTGCACCCGGAGCTGTTCCGCGGCGTTGCGACGCGGCGGGTATTCGCCTTCCTGATCGACGTGGTGGTGATCTCGGTGCCAGTGATCCTTGGCTACCTCTTCATCGCCGTGTTTGGCGTCGTCACGCTCGGCATCGGCTGGGCGCTGTTCTGGCTGGCCTGGCCGGCCTCCGTGGTCTGGGCGATCGTCTATTACGGCGCCTGCATCGGCGGCCCATCCTCGGCGACGATCGGCATGCGCGTGATGGACCTCGAGCTGCGCACCTGGTACGGCGCGCCCGGTTATTTCGTGCTTGGCGCCACCCATGCCGTGCTGTTCTGGGTGACGGTGTCGTTCCTGACGCCCTTCGTGGTGCTGGTTGGCCTGTTCAACCGCCGCCGGCGCCTGCTGCATGATTTCGTGCTGGGAACGGTCGTGATCAACAATTCCGTTCGTGCGCCCGTGTCTCAAGCCGCCAGAACCTGGTGA
- a CDS encoding arginyltransferase — protein MTQHSRDTPQFYLTAPSPCPYLPGRHERKVFTHLVGDRAGDLNDLLTHGGFRRSQSIAYRPACDQCRACVSVRVIANEFRPSRNFRKVMARNADIVGEQRSAVPTSEQYSVFRAYLDARHRHGGMADMTVLDYAMMVEDSHVETRIIEYRKRGPDSGITGRGEELIAVALTDVLSDGLSMVYSFFEPSQASRSMGTFMILDHITRARRQGLPYVYLGYWIEGSKKMDYKARFLPQQRLAPSGWLRIDAQGDAASEPQD, from the coding sequence TTGACCCAGCACTCGCGCGACACCCCCCAATTCTACCTTACGGCGCCTTCCCCTTGCCCGTATCTGCCAGGGCGGCATGAGCGCAAGGTGTTCACGCATCTGGTCGGAGACCGGGCCGGCGACCTCAACGACCTCCTGACCCATGGCGGCTTCCGCCGCAGCCAGTCGATCGCCTACCGCCCGGCCTGTGACCAGTGCCGCGCCTGCGTCTCGGTCCGGGTCATCGCCAACGAGTTCCGCCCCTCCCGCAACTTCCGGAAGGTGATGGCGCGCAACGCCGACATCGTCGGCGAGCAGCGCAGCGCAGTTCCCACCTCCGAGCAATACTCGGTGTTCCGCGCCTATCTCGATGCCCGCCACCGCCACGGCGGCATGGCCGATATGACCGTGCTCGACTACGCCATGATGGTCGAGGACAGCCATGTCGAAACCCGCATCATCGAATACCGCAAGCGCGGCCCCGACAGCGGCATCACCGGCCGTGGCGAGGAGCTGATCGCGGTCGCACTCACCGATGTGCTCAGCGACGGCCTGTCGATGGTCTACTCGTTCTTCGAGCCGAGCCAGGCCAGCCGCTCGATGGGCACCTTCATGATCCTCGACCACATCACCCGCGCGCGCCGGCAAGGATTACCTTACGTCTATCTCGGCTACTGGATCGAGGGCTCCAAGAAGATGGACTACAAGGCCCGCTTCCTGCCGCAGCAGCGCCTCGCGCCCTCCGGCTGGCTGCGCATCGACGCTCAAGGCGATGCGGCGTCCGAGCCGCAGGATTAA
- a CDS encoding Nramp family divalent metal transporter, producing MDARSPDLIPDTAGWRADAPVTKSLAEVNATIAIPAAGRWWRRLLAFVGPGYLVSVGYMDPGNWATDLAGGSKFGYTLLSVILLSNLMAILLQSLAARLGIVTDRDLAQACRATYSPAVNFLLWLACEAAIIACDLAEVIGTAIALKLLFGIPLIGGALLTALDAFLLLLLMNRGFRFLEAFVIALLAVIAVCFAVQVVAAAPPVAEVLRGFMPKSEIFTNPDMLYIAIGIIGATVMPHNLYLHSSIVQTRAYERNDTGRREAIKWATTDSTIALMLALFINAAILMVAAATFHKTGHSNVAEIGQAFELLSPLLGLGIASTLFAVALLASGLNSTVTATLAGQIVMEGFLDLRLPNWARRLLTRGVAIIPVIVVTAIYGERGTADLLVFSQVVLSMQLPFAVIPLVRFVSDRRKMGQFAIPKSVAAITWIVAGVIVILNVKLLVDTLVG from the coding sequence ATGGATGCCCGATCGCCCGATTTGATCCCCGACACCGCCGGCTGGCGCGCTGATGCGCCTGTCACCAAAAGCCTTGCCGAGGTCAATGCCACGATCGCCATTCCGGCCGCGGGCCGCTGGTGGCGGCGGCTGCTCGCCTTCGTCGGCCCGGGCTACCTCGTCTCGGTCGGCTACATGGATCCCGGCAATTGGGCGACCGACCTCGCCGGTGGGTCGAAGTTCGGCTACACGCTGCTCTCCGTCATCCTGCTCTCAAACCTGATGGCGATCCTGCTGCAGTCGCTGGCGGCGCGGCTCGGCATCGTCACCGACCGCGACCTCGCGCAGGCCTGCCGCGCCACCTATTCGCCGGCGGTGAATTTCCTGCTCTGGCTGGCCTGCGAAGCGGCGATCATCGCCTGCGATCTCGCCGAGGTCATCGGCACCGCGATCGCGCTGAAGCTGCTGTTCGGCATTCCCCTGATCGGCGGTGCGCTGCTCACGGCCCTCGATGCCTTCCTGCTGCTGCTTCTGATGAACCGCGGCTTCCGTTTCCTCGAAGCCTTCGTCATCGCGCTGCTCGCGGTGATCGCGGTCTGCTTCGCGGTCCAGGTCGTGGCCGCGGCGCCGCCGGTGGCGGAGGTGCTGCGCGGCTTCATGCCGAAGAGCGAGATCTTCACCAATCCTGATATGCTCTACATCGCGATCGGCATCATCGGCGCGACCGTGATGCCGCATAACCTCTATCTGCACTCCTCGATCGTGCAGACGCGCGCCTATGAGCGCAACGACACCGGCCGCCGCGAGGCGATCAAATGGGCGACGACGGATTCGACCATCGCCCTGATGCTGGCGCTGTTCATCAATGCGGCAATCCTGATGGTCGCAGCCGCAACCTTCCACAAGACCGGCCATTCGAATGTCGCCGAGATCGGCCAGGCCTTCGAGCTGTTGTCGCCGCTGCTGGGCCTCGGCATCGCCTCGACGCTGTTCGCGGTGGCGCTGCTCGCCTCCGGCCTCAACTCGACGGTGACGGCGACGCTCGCCGGCCAGATCGTGATGGAAGGCTTTCTCGACCTACGCCTGCCGAACTGGGCGCGCCGCCTGCTCACGCGCGGCGTCGCCATCATTCCGGTGATCGTCGTCACCGCGATCTATGGCGAGCGCGGCACGGCGGATTTGCTGGTGTTCAGCCAGGTCGTGCTGTCGATGCAGCTGCCTTTCGCCGTGATCCCGCTGGTCCGCTTCGTCTCCGACCGCCGCAAGATGGGTCAGTTCGCGATTCCGAAATCGGTCGCCGCGATCACGTGGATCGTCGCGGGCGTGATCGTGATTTTGAACGTGAAGCTGCTGGTGGATACGCTGGTTGGGTGA
- a CDS encoding MFS transporter, whose translation MSPRLPDTFGRLAWSNLAAQSAEQIALAAAPIVAVLTLGVAEGRTGLLQTALTLPFVLFAIPAGLLADRISRRALMAGAEALRAVALATIVLLLALGALNLPLLALLGFTAVCGTVVYSVAAPALVPSLVSSELLPAANARIELARTIAFASGPALGGALVGWWGASPAFGFAAALSAIAVVLLAGIFEPARAPAPQRHPLQDIREGAAFVFHHPLLRPVFITQFIFNTGWFLQIAVFVPYAVRHLGLTAAGVGTVLTMYGVGMVIGALVATRVMQRIAFGTVVGLGPVAGFIAALVMALTVPIPSPWLAALSFFLLGIGPILWVISTTTLRQSVTPPRLLGRVSAINIMSYGARPLGSALGAIVGGLWSAEACLYLAAAVFGMQALVILLSPAVALDRQPDMVGDEVAVRC comes from the coding sequence ATGTCCCCTCGCCTCCCCGACACCTTTGGCCGCCTCGCCTGGTCCAACCTCGCGGCGCAGTCGGCCGAGCAGATCGCATTGGCGGCAGCCCCGATCGTCGCCGTGCTCACGCTCGGCGTCGCGGAAGGCCGGACCGGCCTGCTGCAGACCGCGCTGACCCTGCCCTTCGTGCTGTTCGCGATTCCGGCCGGCCTGCTCGCCGACCGCATTTCACGCCGCGCGCTGATGGCAGGGGCCGAGGCGCTGCGGGCCGTGGCCCTTGCCACCATCGTGCTGCTGCTCGCGCTCGGCGCGCTCAATCTGCCGCTGCTAGCGCTGCTCGGCTTCACCGCGGTCTGCGGCACCGTCGTCTACAGCGTGGCCGCGCCGGCGCTGGTGCCCTCGCTGGTGAGTTCGGAACTGTTGCCGGCGGCGAATGCCCGCATCGAGCTTGCGCGCACCATCGCCTTTGCCAGCGGACCTGCGCTCGGCGGCGCGCTGGTCGGGTGGTGGGGCGCGAGCCCGGCCTTCGGCTTCGCCGCGGCGCTCTCGGCGATTGCGGTGGTGCTGCTCGCCGGCATCTTTGAACCCGCCCGCGCGCCGGCGCCGCAGCGCCATCCGTTGCAGGACATCCGCGAAGGCGCGGCCTTTGTGTTTCACCATCCGCTGCTGCGGCCGGTGTTCATCACTCAGTTCATCTTCAACACCGGCTGGTTCCTGCAGATCGCCGTGTTCGTGCCCTACGCCGTGCGCCATCTCGGCCTGACCGCCGCCGGTGTCGGCACCGTGCTGACGATGTACGGCGTCGGCATGGTGATCGGCGCTCTGGTCGCAACCCGTGTGATGCAGCGCATCGCATTCGGCACGGTGGTTGGCCTCGGCCCGGTCGCCGGCTTCATCGCCGCCTTGGTGATGGCGCTGACGGTGCCGATCCCCTCGCCCTGGCTCGCGGCCTTGAGCTTCTTCCTGCTCGGCATCGGTCCGATCCTCTGGGTGATCTCGACCACGACGCTGCGCCAGTCCGTGACCCCGCCGCGCCTTCTCGGGCGGGTCTCCGCCATCAACATCATGAGCTACGGCGCCCGCCCGCTCGGCTCGGCGCTGGGCGCGATCGTCGGCGGCCTCTGGAGCGCGGAAGCGTGCCTCTATCTCGCGGCAGCCGTGTTCGGCATGCAGGCGCTGGTGATCCTGCTGTCGCCGGCGGTCGCACTCGACCGGCAGCCGGACATGGTGGGGGACGAAGTGGCGGTGCGGTGCTAG
- a CDS encoding adenylate/guanylate cyclase domain-containing protein, with protein MQLTSRLALMNWLTGQGLTGLPENELLRGFCERCRAEGLELSRALVLIDTLHPIYEGRGFRWSDVPSNESDVIEYGSTAQGDAARNWRRSTFFHMLEHGHDEMLVDLADAPSLDFSQIGELAEKGHRHYLAFVHRFGENGALGQMDCLYSNWTTRREAGFSEPELEALRDLVPVLGLAVKSAQQVDIARTLGRVYLGRDASEQVLRGRISRGVTERINAVLWYSDLRGSTGISESIGPDEIIPFLNDYAQAVIDPIHDAGGDVLKLIGDGVLAMFWGEDMADARRAALRAEHLFRKNVAALNRRREADGRPTTSAYIGLHVGEVFYGNIGSEDRLDFTVVGPTVNEVSRIASMSRSVDRELLASSEFYRGLDATGRRYLVSTGRYALRGIGRAQDLYTLDPEVDASEPVAGSYERYLAG; from the coding sequence ATGCAATTGACCTCGCGCCTTGCGCTAATGAACTGGCTCACCGGCCAGGGGCTCACGGGCCTGCCCGAAAACGAACTGCTCCGCGGCTTCTGCGAGCGCTGCCGCGCCGAGGGACTGGAGCTGTCGCGTGCGCTCGTGCTGATCGACACGCTGCATCCGATCTATGAGGGGCGCGGCTTCCGCTGGAGCGACGTGCCGAGCAACGAGAGCGACGTCATCGAATACGGCTCGACTGCGCAAGGCGATGCGGCCAGAAATTGGCGGCGCTCGACCTTCTTCCACATGCTCGAGCATGGCCATGACGAGATGCTGGTCGATCTTGCCGACGCTCCCTCGCTTGATTTTTCGCAGATCGGCGAGCTCGCTGAAAAAGGCCACCGGCACTATCTCGCCTTCGTGCATCGCTTCGGCGAGAACGGCGCGCTCGGCCAGATGGACTGCCTCTACTCGAACTGGACGACGCGGCGGGAGGCGGGATTCAGCGAGCCGGAACTGGAAGCGCTGCGCGATCTCGTGCCGGTGCTGGGGCTGGCGGTGAAATCGGCCCAGCAGGTCGACATCGCGCGCACGCTCGGGCGCGTCTATCTCGGCCGCGATGCCTCCGAACAGGTCTTGCGCGGGCGAATCTCGCGCGGCGTCACCGAGCGCATCAATGCCGTGCTCTGGTATTCGGATTTGCGCGGCTCGACCGGGATCAGCGAGAGCATCGGCCCCGACGAGATCATCCCGTTCCTCAACGACTATGCGCAGGCCGTGATCGACCCGATCCACGATGCCGGCGGCGACGTGCTCAAGCTGATCGGGGACGGCGTGCTCGCGATGTTCTGGGGCGAGGACATGGCGGATGCGCGGCGCGCTGCGCTGCGCGCCGAGCATCTGTTCCGCAAGAACGTCGCGGCGCTGAACAGGCGACGGGAGGCCGATGGCCGTCCCACCACGTCAGCCTATATCGGCCTGCATGTCGGCGAGGTCTTTTACGGCAACATCGGCAGCGAGGACCGGCTCGACTTCACGGTGGTCGGCCCCACCGTCAACGAGGTCAGCCGCATCGCCTCGATGAGCCGCTCGGTCGATCGCGAACTGCTGGCGTCGTCCGAATTCTACCGGGGCCTCGATGCCACCGGGCGGCGCTATCTCGTCTCCACCGGCCGCTACGCGCTGCGGGGCATCGGCCGCGCGCAGGATCTCTACACGCTCGATCCCGAGGTCGATGCGAGCGAGCCGGTGGCGGGGAGCTACGAGCGGTATCTGGCGGGCTAG
- a CDS encoding MFS transporter produces MSQRRLPIILALGTTQTLAWASSYYLPALLADPMARDLGVSPNWIFGAFSASLVISAMLGPRIGRQIDLVGGRQVLSASNLTIAAGLVLLGFSHSVAVMAIAWLVLGIGMAMGLYDAAFAALGRIYGTEARGPITGITLMAGFASTVGWPLTAWGLAHIGWRDTCFAWAAANILIGLPLNFFVLPAIRGARQAAATAEKPHLPLDRTMILLAFIFAAVWTVTGAMAAHFPRILETTGATPAEAIAAGALIGPAQVGARMLEAGFLSRFHPLWSTRLACLTHPIGAVIVAIFGGAAASAFALFHGSGNGILTIARGTLPLSIFGPKDFGYRLGIIGAPARMAQAVAPLAFGLLIDVMGARVLMVSSALSLSALAALFLVRTSARPD; encoded by the coding sequence ATGAGCCAGCGCCGGCTTCCGATCATCCTGGCGCTCGGCACCACGCAGACCCTGGCCTGGGCTTCGAGCTACTATTTGCCGGCGCTGCTCGCCGATCCCATGGCGCGCGACCTCGGCGTCTCGCCCAACTGGATCTTTGGCGCGTTCTCGGCCTCGCTGGTGATCTCGGCGATGCTCGGCCCGCGCATCGGGCGGCAGATCGATCTCGTTGGTGGCCGCCAGGTGCTGTCGGCCTCGAACCTGACCATTGCCGCCGGCCTCGTGCTCCTCGGATTCTCGCACTCGGTCGCCGTGATGGCGATTGCCTGGCTCGTGCTCGGCATCGGCATGGCGATGGGGCTCTACGACGCCGCGTTCGCCGCGCTGGGGCGCATCTACGGCACCGAGGCGCGCGGGCCCATCACCGGGATCACGCTGATGGCGGGCTTCGCCTCCACCGTCGGCTGGCCGCTCACCGCCTGGGGCCTCGCCCATATCGGCTGGCGCGACACCTGCTTTGCCTGGGCCGCCGCCAACATCCTGATCGGCCTGCCCCTCAACTTCTTCGTGCTGCCGGCGATCAGGGGCGCCAGGCAGGCGGCGGCGACGGCCGAGAAGCCGCATTTACCGCTCGATCGCACCATGATCCTGCTCGCCTTCATCTTCGCGGCGGTCTGGACCGTCACCGGGGCCATGGCCGCGCATTTCCCGCGCATCCTGGAGACGACAGGGGCCACGCCCGCCGAGGCCATCGCGGCCGGCGCACTGATCGGCCCGGCGCAAGTCGGTGCACGCATGTTGGAGGCCGGCTTCCTCAGCCGCTTTCATCCGCTGTGGTCGACGCGGCTCGCCTGCCTCACCCACCCGATCGGCGCGGTGATCGTTGCGATCTTCGGCGGCGCGGCGGCGAGCGCCTTTGCGCTGTTCCACGGCTCGGGCAACGGCATCCTGACGATCGCGCGCGGCACGCTGCCGCTGTCGATCTTCGGCCCGAAGGATTTCGGCTACCGTCTCGGCATCATCGGCGCACCGGCACGGATGGCGCAGGCAGTGGCGCCGCTGGCCTTCGGCCTGCTGATCGACGTCATGGGCGCCAGGGTGCTGATGGTCTCGTCCGCACTCAGCCTCTCGGCGCTGGCCGCATTGTTCCTGGTGCGCACGAGCGCCCGGCCCGATTGA
- the dmeF gene encoding CDF family Co(II)/Ni(II) efflux transporter DmeF, with protein MHSHSIEQWTHDHAFLGEQHDENERRTWLVVALTLIMMVGEIVAGSLFGSMALLADGWHMGTHAAALGIAAFAYRFARRHLGNAHFTFGTGKFGDLAAFASAIILGLIAVEIAYESVLRLFTPVPIVYGEAMAVAALGLCVNLASAWLLRDSHDHHHHGHDHGHSHADDHHADHDHDHRGHHHHHHDNNLRAAYVHVMADAATSVLAIAALAVAMYSGWAWADPAVGLIGSAVIASWAFGLIKSSGAVLLDVRADEKLERVIRARMEVGDDRVTDLHLWQVGPGHCAVLLSVVSDQPQQPAVYKRRLAGLKSLSHVTVEVESCPH; from the coding sequence ATGCATTCCCATTCCATCGAACAATGGACCCACGACCACGCCTTCCTCGGTGAGCAGCACGACGAGAACGAGCGGCGCACCTGGCTCGTGGTCGCGCTGACCTTGATCATGATGGTCGGCGAGATCGTCGCGGGCTCGCTGTTCGGCTCGATGGCGCTGCTGGCCGATGGCTGGCACATGGGCACGCATGCGGCTGCGCTCGGCATTGCCGCCTTCGCCTATCGTTTCGCGCGCCGGCATCTGGGGAATGCACATTTCACCTTCGGCACCGGCAAGTTCGGCGATCTCGCCGCCTTCGCCAGCGCCATCATCCTGGGCCTGATCGCGGTCGAGATCGCCTATGAGAGCGTGCTGCGGCTGTTCACGCCGGTGCCGATCGTCTACGGCGAAGCCATGGCGGTGGCCGCGCTCGGGCTGTGCGTCAATCTCGCCAGCGCGTGGCTGCTGCGCGACAGCCACGATCACCACCATCACGGCCATGATCACGGCCACAGCCATGCGGATGACCACCACGCCGATCATGACCACGATCACCGCGGCCATCACCACCATCATCACGACAACAATCTGCGCGCAGCCTACGTCCATGTCATGGCCGACGCCGCGACCTCGGTGCTGGCGATCGCCGCGCTCGCGGTCGCCATGTATTCGGGATGGGCCTGGGCCGATCCGGCCGTCGGCCTGATCGGCAGTGCGGTGATCGCGAGCTGGGCGTTCGGCCTGATCAAGTCGTCAGGCGCGGTGCTGCTCGATGTGCGCGCCGACGAGAAGCTGGAGCGTGTGATCCGGGCGCGCATGGAGGTCGGCGACGATCGCGTCACCGATCTGCATCTGTGGCAGGTCGGCCCCGGCCATTGCGCCGTGCTACTCTCGGTGGTGTCGGACCAGCCGCAGCAGCCGGCCGTCTACAAGCGGCGGCTGGCCGGGCTGAAGAGCCTCAGCCACGTCACGGTCGAGGTCGAGAGCTGCCCGCATTGA
- a CDS encoding chromate resistance protein ChrB domain-containing protein: MSTFTTISSDKLARLIGTANGPALIDVRTEEDFAADRRLIPGSIKLSHERVTDWGGDFAGRRAVVTCLRGEKLAQGTAAWLRQLGVEAETLEGGFEGWKAAKLPLVDTRKLPARDARGRTIWVTRARPKIDRIACPWLIRRFVDPKAVFLFVAPSEVVAVGERFGAAPFDIENVFWSHRGELCTFDVMIEEFGIGTPALLRLATLVRGADTARPDLAPEAPGLLAASLGLSRMYDDDLAQLEAGMTLYDAFYRWCRDATAETHNWPTNKVKA, from the coding sequence ATGTCTACTTTCACGACGATATCATCGGACAAATTGGCACGGCTGATCGGCACGGCGAACGGCCCTGCCCTGATCGACGTGCGCACCGAGGAGGATTTTGCCGCCGACCGGCGGCTGATCCCCGGCTCCATCAAGCTCAGCCACGAGCGCGTGACGGACTGGGGCGGCGACTTCGCCGGCCGGCGGGCCGTCGTCACGTGCCTGCGCGGTGAAAAGCTCGCGCAGGGCACGGCGGCCTGGCTGCGTCAGCTCGGCGTCGAGGCCGAGACGCTGGAGGGCGGCTTCGAGGGTTGGAAGGCGGCCAAGCTGCCGCTAGTCGACACGCGCAAGCTGCCGGCACGCGATGCCAGGGGGCGCACCATCTGGGTGACGCGGGCGCGGCCCAAGATCGATCGCATCGCCTGCCCCTGGCTGATCCGCCGCTTCGTCGATCCCAAGGCGGTGTTCCTGTTTGTGGCGCCGTCCGAGGTCGTCGCCGTCGGTGAGCGCTTTGGCGCCGCGCCATTCGACATCGAGAACGTGTTCTGGAGCCACCGCGGCGAGCTCTGCACCTTCGATGTCATGATTGAGGAGTTCGGAATCGGCACTCCGGCCTTGCTGCGTCTGGCCACGCTGGTGCGCGGCGCCGACACCGCACGGCCCGATCTGGCGCCGGAAGCCCCCGGCCTGCTCGCGGCGTCGCTCGGGCTGTCGCGGATGTATGACGACGACCTCGCGCAGCTCGAGGCCGGCATGACGCTCTACGACGCCTTCTACCGCTGGTGCCGCGACGCCACGGCCGAAACTCACAACTGGCCGACCAACAAGGTGAAGGCGTAA
- the chrA gene encoding chromate efflux transporter: protein MDTRNFQGGADAGHGVSFSEAFRVWLRVACLSFGGPAGQIAVMHRILVEEKKWISEGRFLHALNYCMLLPGPEAQQLATYVGWLMHRTAGGLMAGGLFILPGIIAIMGLSYIYAAFGNVSFIEALFFGLKAAVLAIVVEAVVRVGKRALKNRIMIALAAAAFVAIFFFAVPFPIIIIAAGLIGYAGARSGRPEFAPAGHGHGGSALVDSMLGEAVPDHVRPDTARTIRVAALWLALWLIPVIVLLLALGQGNLFSQIALFFSKMSLVTFGGAYAVLAYVAQQAVEHYHWLKPHEMLDGLGMAETTPGPLIMVLQFVGFMAAYRDASGLSPMLAATLGGLLATWVTFTPCFLWIFVGAPYIERLRGNTGLAGALSAITAAVVGVILNLSIWFALHTLFSQTMPVHAFPLNFDMPVLPSVDIPALVLSIAAATAIFRFKLGMLTVLAGSCAAGVGLRMVGVI from the coding sequence ATGGATACCCGTAATTTTCAAGGAGGAGCTGACGCCGGTCACGGCGTCAGCTTCAGCGAAGCCTTTCGCGTCTGGCTCCGCGTCGCCTGCCTGAGCTTCGGCGGGCCCGCGGGCCAGATTGCGGTGATGCACCGCATCCTGGTCGAGGAGAAGAAGTGGATCTCCGAAGGCCGTTTCCTGCACGCGCTGAACTACTGCATGCTGCTGCCGGGACCGGAGGCGCAGCAGCTCGCGACCTATGTCGGCTGGCTGATGCACCGCACCGCCGGCGGGCTGATGGCGGGCGGGCTGTTCATCCTGCCCGGCATCATCGCCATCATGGGCCTGTCCTACATCTATGCCGCCTTCGGCAATGTCAGCTTCATCGAGGCGCTGTTCTTCGGCCTGAAGGCCGCCGTGCTCGCCATCGTGGTCGAGGCCGTGGTGCGCGTCGGCAAGCGCGCGCTGAAGAACCGCATCATGATCGCGCTCGCGGCCGCGGCCTTCGTCGCGATCTTCTTCTTCGCGGTGCCCTTCCCGATCATCATCATCGCCGCCGGCTTGATTGGCTATGCCGGCGCTCGCAGTGGCCGTCCGGAGTTCGCCCCGGCTGGTCACGGCCATGGCGGCAGCGCCCTGGTCGACAGCATGCTCGGCGAAGCCGTGCCCGATCACGTTCGTCCCGACACCGCGCGAACAATCCGGGTCGCCGCGCTGTGGCTGGCGCTCTGGCTGATACCGGTGATCGTGTTGTTGCTTGCCCTCGGGCAAGGCAATTTGTTCAGCCAGATCGCGCTGTTCTTCTCGAAAATGTCGCTCGTCACCTTCGGCGGCGCCTACGCCGTGCTGGCCTACGTCGCCCAGCAGGCGGTCGAGCACTATCACTGGCTGAAGCCGCACGAGATGCTCGACGGCCTCGGCATGGCCGAGACCACGCCGGGCCCGCTGATCATGGTGCTGCAGTTCGTGGGCTTCATGGCCGCCTACCGCGACGCGAGCGGCCTGTCGCCGATGCTGGCGGCCACGCTCGGCGGCCTTCTCGCGACCTGGGTCACCTTCACGCCCTGCTTCCTCTGGATCTTCGTCGGCGCCCCCTACATCGAGCGCCTGCGCGGCAACACGGGCCTCGCCGGCGCGCTCAGCGCGATCACCGCCGCCGTCGTCGGCGTGATCCTCAACCTCTCGATCTGGTTCGCGCTGCACACGCTGTTTAGCCAGACGATGCCGGTGCATGCGTTTCCGCTGAACTTCGACATGCCGGTGCTGCCGAGCGTCGACATCCCGGCGCTGGTTCTGTCGATCGCGGCGGCGACCGCGATCTTCAGATTCAAGCTGGGCATGCTGACGGTGCTCGCCGGCAGTTGCGCGGCGGGCGTCGGGCTGCGGATGGTGGGGGTGATTTAG
- a CDS encoding nuclear transport factor 2 family protein, whose product MDIRSKLTALCEAFNAHDLDSVMDFFADDCVLEMPRGPEPWGSRFEGKRKVRDGLAMRFEGLPDVHYGDVEHFVDAMADTGISKWTLTGTTREGKTIEVRGCDFYTFRAGEVIRKDSYWKIVEGPSSA is encoded by the coding sequence ATGGACATTCGATCGAAATTGACAGCGCTGTGCGAAGCCTTCAACGCGCACGACCTGGATTCCGTCATGGATTTCTTTGCTGACGATTGTGTCTTGGAGATGCCGAGGGGACCCGAGCCCTGGGGCTCGCGCTTCGAGGGGAAACGCAAAGTACGTGACGGGCTCGCGATGCGCTTTGAAGGCCTGCCGGACGTTCACTACGGCGACGTCGAGCACTTTGTGGATGCGATGGCAGACACGGGCATTTCGAAATGGACATTAACGGGCACAACCCGCGAAGGAAAAACGATCGAGGTCCGAGGATGTGACTTTTACACCTTTCGCGCGGGCGAGGTGATCCGCAAGGACTCCTATTGGAAGATTGTTGAGGGCCCGTCGTCGGCCTAG